The Leptospira harrisiae sequence TCGGTGACCTCTCCCATAACTCCCAAATTTTTTAAGGCAGGGTAAATCGTATTTTTTGTATAATCAATATACCCATCATAACGGTCCGCAATCTCAGAAGGTCTGTTGTATAAAAAAACACTTTTATTTGCAGGTCTTGATGCTGAATCATTCCGGAAGAAAAACAAAATTTTATCATCCACCAATTGTTTCAAAATTGGTTTCAAATGGATGATGATCGTAGCATCCTTTTGTACTTTTGTTTTGTCATAAGGGCATTGGAACAAGTTTCCAATTTCTGTCGATGCATAGGTATCAAACAACCTGTTGGAATCAACTGCGGCTTTGATGACCTTACGCATTTTTTCTTTCCCAACGTACTTTCTTTTTTCATTGAACCACCCTTTAATTGCGGCGGTTGAAAGTTCATTGAGTCCGAGTGCATAACGGAAGGCAGTTCCCCCATCGGCAGTTGTGGGCCTTGCAAAAACAGTATTGTGTTTGATAAAGGTTTTTGGATTTTCCGGATCCCCTGGTTCGTTCGGGTGAAACTCCAATACATTCATTTTTCTAATGATCGCAGGATTTTGTTTATAACTGAGATCGATCACATAGTTTTCGGTTCGATCACGATCAATAGAGCTATCACGTTCAATTTGTTCTACGTTCGGCAAAACTTTGTTTTGCAAAAACTTATCTGTCCACTCGAAGATCACCAGTAAAACTTTGTAGATACCTTTATAGGAAAAGTCCCCCCGTGAATCCATAGCCTGCACCTTTTGGAGGCAGGCAGTGTAATCCATTACTTTTAATTCCGGGAGGTTGGGATCTAACATTTACCTAAAAATTTCCTTAGTTAAAAAATCCTTTTTTATAAAGCAACTCAGCATTCAAAATTGCAGCACCTGCTGCACCTCGAATCGTGTTATGCGAAAGCACTACCCATTTCCAATCCAAAATTGGATCTTCTCTTAGTCTTCCGACAACGGTTGTCATTCCTCTTCCGGTCTCTAAATCTAGACGTGGTTGAGGTCTATCATTTTCTTCGCGATAGAGAATAGCCGGGTTTGGTGCAAACGGCAATCCCAATTTCTGTGGTTCCCCTTGAAAATCGGCCCAAACTTTCAGAATCTCTTCTTTTTTTGGTTTTTTATCAAAAGAAACAGAAACACAAACGGTATGGCCGTCAAAAACCGGAACACGATTGCAATGTGCCGAAATTTTAAAATCTGCGGATTTGATCACTCCGTCTTTCACGGTTCCCAAACATTTTTGTGGTTCGATTTCTGCTTTGTCTTCTTCGCCACCAATATAAGGTACCACATTTCCCAGAATATCCATCGTTGGAACCCCAGGGTATCCTGCGCCCGAAATGGCCTGCATAGAAAATAACATAACAGACTTTAAACCGAAGGCATCCATTAAAGGTTTTAAGGATATCGTAACACCCATAATCGTACAATTAGAATTGGTAATGATTTTTCCTTTGGTCTTTTGGAATTGTAAAACATCCAAATGGTGTGCGTTCACTTCTGCCGAAAGAATGGGAACATTGAGATCCATTCTATGGTTTTTCGAATTGGAAAGAACCATCACTCCTGCTTCTGCATAAGCAGTTTCTACTTCGCCAGCAATCGATGCATCAAGACCACTGAACACGAGTTGCACGCCCTTCGTCACTTCAGGATTTGGTAATGTAATGATAATGTCTTTTGCGTATGTTGGGA is a genomic window containing:
- the asd gene encoding aspartate-semialdehyde dehydrogenase, with protein sequence MEKIKVGVLGATGSVGQRFIQLLENHPYFTVTHLAASEKSAGQTYGEVMKSRWKISSDIPTYAKDIIITLPNPEVTKGVQLVFSGLDASIAGEVETAYAEAGVMVLSNSKNHRMDLNVPILSAEVNAHHLDVLQFQKTKGKIITNSNCTIMGVTISLKPLMDAFGLKSVMLFSMQAISGAGYPGVPTMDILGNVVPYIGGEEDKAEIEPQKCLGTVKDGVIKSADFKISAHCNRVPVFDGHTVCVSVSFDKKPKKEEILKVWADFQGEPQKLGLPFAPNPAILYREENDRPQPRLDLETGRGMTTVVGRLREDPILDWKWVVLSHNTIRGAAGAAILNAELLYKKGFFN